GTTGCGAGTTTCTCGGTCATTGTATGCCTCTATGGTTGGTCTTCAGGGTTCATAATCGGTGATGATCGCGGCGATCCGTTCGGCGGCATGGCCGTCGCCGAAGCGGGCGGAGTGCCGGCCTATCCGGCCGCCTGCCCGTGCTGTCTCCTCGATGATCTTCGAGCGGTCGGCGCCGACCAGGACGTTCCAGCCGTCCTCGACGGTCTCGACCCACTCGGTGTTCTCCCTGAGGGTGACGCACGGCACCTCCAGGATATAGGCCTCCTTCTGTACCCCGCCTGAGTCGGTGAGGACGGCGCGGGCATGGGAGAGGAGGTGGAGCATGTCGAGATATGGCAGGGGATCGATGATCTGGACGTTCGCCCCGACCTCGATCCCGTAGGCGGCCAGGTACTTCCTGGTCCTGGGATGGGCCGGGAAGACGACCGGCAGGTCGAGGGCGGCGAAGGCCCCCATGATCGAGCGCAGGTTCCCCTCCTGGTCGGTGTTGCTGGCGCGGTGGACGGTGGCCAGGTAGTAGCCGCCCTCCTCCAGCCCGGGCATCGGAGCGCAACCCGCGGCAAGGCAGCGGTTGCGCTGGAGGGCGTCGACCATCACGTCGCCGGTGAGGTGGACGCCTCCGGCGATCCCCTCCAGGGCGAGGTTCTGCACCGCCGTATCGGTCGGGCAGAAGAGGAGGGCGGAGAGGTGATCGGTGAGCACCCGGTTGATCTCCTCGGGCATCGCGCGGTCGAAGCTCCGCAAGCCCGCTTCGACGTGCGCCACCGGTACATGCACCTTCGCCGCCGCCAGCCCTCCCGCCAGGGTTGAGTTCGTGTCGCCGTAGACGAGCACCATATCTGGCTCCTCTTTCAGAATGACCTCCTCGATGGCGGCGAGCATCCGCCCGGTCTGCTCTCCCTGGCTCCCCGAGCCGATCCCGAGGTGGTAGTCGGGCGCCGGGATCCCGAGGTCGCGGAAGAAGACGTCCGACATATTGGCGTCATAGTGCTGCCCGGTGTGGACGAGCACCTCCTGACACGATCGCCGCAGGGCGGCCGAGACCGGGGCGCACTTGATGAACTGGGGCCGTGCCCCCACGATGGAGAGGACCTTCATATGCCCAGGCCCACTTTGACCGCCTCGCAGACCTGCAGGTTCAGCAGCCCCTGCTCGGGCGTCACCGGGAAGGGCTTGCCCTCGCGGGCGCACCTGACAAACGCCTGGAGCTCGGTCTTGAGGGGCTCGACCTTGTTCACCAGGAGCTTCTCGATGATATTCTCCTGCCGGTACAGCCCGTCGGTCTGGTCGTAGTGGCAGGGCTTCCGGTAGACATAGACCTCCTGGGTCATGAAGTCGGCCTCGATCGTTCGCCTCTCCTCCTCGATGTAGATCGAGCGGATCTTCTTCGAGGACTTGCGGGAGGCCGAGAGGTAGACCGGCGTCGTCCCGAAGGTGGCGAGGACACCTGCAACGTCCTCGGTGCCGCTGGAGGAGAGGGTGTAGTCCTTTCCGGGGAAGAGGGCGTTGAAGACCACGTCGATGTCGTGGATCATCAGGTCCTCGACGACCGAAGACCCGGTGACCCGGGCCGAGGCCGGGTTGTGCCGGTGGAAGGCGACATAGAGGGGTGCGGCGACGATCTCCCCGATCTCCCGTACGATCGGGTTGAAGCGCTCGATATGCCCGATCCCGACGGTGACACCGTCCGGGATCTGCTCGATGAGGCGCTCGCCCTCCTCGACGGTGAGGCAGATCGGCTTCTCGATTAAGGTGTGGACGCCGGCCCCGATCACCTGCTGTGCGGTGTTGAAGTGGTAGGGGGTGGGGACACAGACCGAGACGCACTCGGCCTTTTGCAGGAGTTCCTCCATCGAGGAGCAGATCTCCGCTCCGGTGGCGGCGGCGACCTCCTCGGCCCCGGCGCGGTTGAGGTCATAGACATAGGTGGTCCCGACCTCCTTGAGTTCGGTGTAGACCCGGACGTGGTTCCTTCCCATCGCTCCGGTGCCGATGACGCCCGCGTCCATCATTCGCTCACCCCGTTGATCGCCTCGCAGATGTACGCCCGCTCCTCTGCGGTCACGGCCGGGTGGACCGGGATCGAGAGCACTGAGGCGGCGAGCGCCTCAGCGACCGGGCAGGGTGACGACTCACGGTACAGCGGCTGGCGGTTGAGCGGGACCGGGTAGTGGATGGCGCTGCCGATCCCCTGCTCCTTGAGATAGGCCATGAACGCCTCGCGGGAGAGAGGAAACGCTTCGGTGAGCCTGAGGGCGTACTGGTGCCAGACATGGCTCCTGCCGGCAGCAACAGACGGCAGCACGATGCCCGGGGCGGTGATGTGGGCATTGAAGTAGGCGGCGTTCTCCTGCCGGCGGTGGTTGAAACCGTCGATCTTCTTCAGCTGCTCCCGCCCGACGGCCGAGGCGATGTCGGTGAGGCGGTAGTTGTAGCCGAGCTCGGTGTGGAGGTACTTCTCGCTCTGGCCGTGGTTGATGATCCGGCGGAGACGAGCATCGTACTCGTCGGAGGCAGTTGTCACCATCCCGCCCTCGCCGGTCGCCATGTTCTTTGTCGCATAGAACGAGAAGCAGGCGAGGTCGCCAAGCGCCCCGGCCTTCCGCCCCTTGTAGGTGGCGCCATGGGCCTGGGCGGCATCCTCGATGAATACGAGGTCGTTGTCGGAGCAGATCTCACAAAGCGCCCCGGCGTCGCAGGGCTGGCCATAGAGGTGGACGCCGATCACGGCCTTTGTCCGGGGCG
Above is a window of Methanofollis tationis DNA encoding:
- the wecB gene encoding non-hydrolyzing UDP-N-acetylglucosamine 2-epimerase; translation: MKVLSIVGARPQFIKCAPVSAALRRSCQEVLVHTGQHYDANMSDVFFRDLGIPAPDYHLGIGSGSQGEQTGRMLAAIEEVILKEEPDMVLVYGDTNSTLAGGLAAAKVHVPVAHVEAGLRSFDRAMPEEINRVLTDHLSALLFCPTDTAVQNLALEGIAGGVHLTGDVMVDALQRNRCLAAGCAPMPGLEEGGYYLATVHRASNTDQEGNLRSIMGAFAALDLPVVFPAHPRTRKYLAAYGIEVGANVQIIDPLPYLDMLHLLSHARAVLTDSGGVQKEAYILEVPCVTLRENTEWVETVEDGWNVLVGADRSKIIEETARAGGRIGRHSARFGDGHAAERIAAIITDYEP
- a CDS encoding Gfo/Idh/MocA family protein; the encoded protein is MDAGVIGTGAMGRNHVRVYTELKEVGTTYVYDLNRAGAEEVAAATGAEICSSMEELLQKAECVSVCVPTPYHFNTAQQVIGAGVHTLIEKPICLTVEEGERLIEQIPDGVTVGIGHIERFNPIVREIGEIVAAPLYVAFHRHNPASARVTGSSVVEDLMIHDIDVVFNALFPGKDYTLSSSGTEDVAGVLATFGTTPVYLSASRKSSKKIRSIYIEEERRTIEADFMTQEVYVYRKPCHYDQTDGLYRQENIIEKLLVNKVEPLKTELQAFVRCAREGKPFPVTPEQGLLNLQVCEAVKVGLGI
- a CDS encoding DegT/DnrJ/EryC1/StrS family aminotransferase gives rise to the protein MQIPIAHPLIGQEEADAVLSVLASGTIAQGPVTTAFENEFAAYCGVPHAVAVNNGTAALHAALLAAGVGPGDEVIVPAFTFFATASSVSMCGAVPVFADVDGVTATIDPADVSAKITPRTKAVIGVHLYGQPCDAGALCEICSDNDLVFIEDAAQAHGATYKGRKAGALGDLACFSFYATKNMATGEGGMVTTASDEYDARLRRIINHGQSEKYLHTELGYNYRLTDIASAVGREQLKKIDGFNHRRQENAAYFNAHITAPGIVLPSVAAGRSHVWHQYALRLTEAFPLSREAFMAYLKEQGIGSAIHYPVPLNRQPLYRESSPCPVAEALAASVLSIPVHPAVTAEERAYICEAINGVSE